The Triticum aestivum cultivar Chinese Spring chromosome 3A, IWGSC CS RefSeq v2.1, whole genome shotgun sequence genome includes a region encoding these proteins:
- the LOC123057109 gene encoding protein FAR1-RELATED SEQUENCE 9-like: MQDHGTEGEGSYVQGNFSVCGGEDSDALLFAEDAIGDDSDDGDVSSQPLPPYVGMVFDTLEDAQKFCNDYAFKLGFGTHISSSKFSQKRDQKKEDQILIKRVFGCVHARKPDKTETSSTSESITTGKSNSSRQPSEGMDVTRKRQKNRMPERVRYYQSHRSIPAEDYQLLLTLHDVNLSNSDCMGVLGRVHGGDTRILPYVKRDVSNERAKLRRGLTFRDMDMTVVYFERRKAENPEFFYAKQKDPATNSVTALFWVDGRTRALYPKYKDCVFFDTTFCTNRYNMQFAPIVGVNNHLQTIALECALLPDESIETFKWVFQQWMVAMDNEHPTNIMTDQDKAMATTIEDVLPNTCHRCCKFHVFSNARTKLGRLLRRDEAFADVFYTCINQSETIEEFEETWQHMLHCFEVAENKHLKNMWRTRHMWAPAYFKNKFFPFTSTTGRSEGLNSYFKTLIRPADSVWRFVQQYEMCQETMLDREDNAGFTGETTAPPLYSRYNIERQAAAYYTRSVFGKFQKQVIAFTGFVINQDAEYRGQGLLFELKASSYENPKLYYVHVMMDEGLFECSCHYFEMNGLICAHIIRAMVHLNVQEIPQQYLLERWSEAATTSMGRTGRLLDFVHPSTNTLKYNSLCRRLTWLASNACCNDDAYKILDEAIAVLEPAIAAAKRGALSGQQATQQSEPPTPPAAAMRTLNDNLPQTQSSEMLQNPARVPKKGRPTEREKRKKTLVEQRDDEQKKKAKQQKKKPTATVKPRAGKRIARCKYCHEEGHNIQTCGALKAATEAAAAPPKCQFCSEVGHAVPACQYMRAMMASDRNISQATQLKL; encoded by the exons ATGCAGGATCATGGGACTGAAGGGGAAGGGAGCTATGTCCAAGGCAATTTTTCTGTTTGTGGTGGTGAGGATTCAGATGCGTTGTTGTTTGCTGAAGATGCAATCGGAGATGATTCAGATGATGGAGATGTTTCATCACAGCCACTGCCACCCTATGTTGGCATGGTATTTGACACACTTGAGGATGCTCAGAAATTCTGCAATGACTATGCCTTCAAGTTGGGGTTCGGGAcacatatatcttcctcaaaattcAGCCAGAAGAGAGACCAGAAGAAAGAGGATCAAATATTGATCAAGAGGGTCTTTGGGTGTGTGCATGCCAGAAAGCCCGATAAAACGGAAACGAGTAGCACATCGGAGAGCATTACAACAGGAAAAAGCAACTCCAGTAGGCAGCCTAGTGAAGGAATGGATGTGACAAGAAAACGTCAAAAGAACAGGAT GCCGGAGCGTGTTAGGTACTACCAGTCGCACCGCAGTATACCTGCCGAGGATTACCAGCTCTTGTTGACGTTGCATGATGTGAACCTATCAAATTCAGATTGCATGGGTGTCCTTGGCAGGGTCCATGGAGGTGACACCAGGATACTCCCATATGTGAAGAGAGATGTTTCGAATGAACGTGCAAAGCTCCGGAGAGGGCTAACATTCCGAGACATGGATATGACAGTCGTGTACTTTGAGAGGAGGAAAGCTGAGAATCCAGAGTTTTTCTATGCGAAACAAAAGGATCCTGCAACAAACTCCGTGACTGCCTTGTTTTGGGTTGATGGGAGAACAAGGGCGCTCTACCCGAAATATAAAGATTGTGTGTTCTTCGATACAACCTTCTGCACCAATAGATACAATATGCAATTTGCTCCTATAGTTGGGGTCAACAACCATCTCCAGACCATTGCACTCGAGTGTGCCTTGTTGCCGGATGAAAGTATTGAAACATTTAAGTGGGTCTTCCAACAGTGGATGGTTGCAATGGATAACGAGCATCCCACAAACATCATGACCGACCAGGACAAAGCGATGGCAACAACTATTGAGGATGTGTTGCCAAACACCTGCCATAGGTGTTGCAAGTTTCATGTGTTTAGCAATGCACGTACCAAGTTGGGGAGGCTGTTGAGAAGAGATGAAGCGTTTGCAGATGTGTTCTACACTTGTATCAATCAATCAGAAACCATTGAGGAGTTTGAGGAAACATGGCAACACATGTTGCATTGTTTTGAAGTGGCTGAGAACAAACACCTAAAGAACATGTGGCGAACAAGGCACATGTGGGCTCCAGCGTACTTCAAGAACAAATTCTTCCCGTTCACAAGCACAACGGGCAGGTCTGAGGGGCTTAACTCATATTTCAAGACACTGATTCGTCCGGCTGATTCCGTTTGGAGGTTTGTCCAGCAATACGAAATGTGCCAAGAAACTATGCTTGACCGTGAAGACAATGCTGGATTCACTGGTGAAACAACAGCTCCGCCACTATACTCTCG GTACAACATTGAGCGCCAAGCTGCTGCTTACTACACCCGTAGCGTCTTTGGCAAGTTCCAGAAGCAGGTGATCGCGTTTACCGGCTTCGTTATCAACCAAGACGCTGAGTATCGAGGGCAAGGCCTGCTGTTTGAGCTAAAGGCAAGCTCCTATGAGAACCCAAAACTCTATTATGTGCATGTTATGATGGATGAAGGGTTGTTTGAATGTAGTTGCCACTACTTTGAGATGAATGGCCTGATTTGCGCACATATAATAAGGGCAATGGTGCATCTGAATGTTCAAGAAATTCCGCAACAATACTTGTTGGAGAGGTGGTCTGAAGCAGCCACAACAAGCATGGGCAGGACTGGCCGATTGCTGGACTTCGTGCACCCCTCAACGAACACATTGAAATACAACTCCTTGTGTCGAAGGTTGACATGGCTCGCCTCTAATGCATGTTGCAACGATGATGCCTACAAGATATTAGATGAAGCAATAGCAGTTCTTGAGCCTGCCATAGCAGCGGCAAAGAGAGGAGCGCTGTCAGGGCAACAAGCAACGCAACAGAGTGAACCCCCAACACCACCCGCTGCCGCAATGAGAACATTGAATGACAACCTACCACAGACTCAAAGCTCAGAGATGCTACAAAACCCAGCTCGTGTCCCTAAGAAAGGTCGGCCAACtgaaagagagaagagaaagaaaaCACTGGTAGAGCAGCGAGACGATGAGCAAAAAAAGAAGGcgaagcaacaaaagaagaagCCGACGGCAACAGTAAAGCCAAGAGCTGGAAAAAGGATTGCCCGCTGCAAGTACTGCCATGAAGAAGGACATAATATTCAGACATGTGGGGCGCTAAAAGCTGCAACGGAGGCGGCGGCAGCACCCCCTAAATGCCAGTTCTGCTCTGAGGTTGGACATGCAGTCCCAGCTTGTCAATACATGAGAGCCATGATGGCAAGTGACCGAAACATTTCCCAAGCAACGCAGCTGAAGCTCTAG